A single window of Leeuwenhoekiella sp. MAR_2009_132 DNA harbors:
- a CDS encoding PQQ-dependent sugar dehydrogenase: MKVFTLFSFVFLCTFIACAQNPKETKANDIEIKVSNSYSYEVLVPDLINPWGMAFLPDGSLLITEKEGKLIHFKNETKTEIEGIPEVYNRGQGGLLDLKLSPNYTNDGYIYITYASTQGEGKGGNTALMRAKITGNTLTAQEVLYKASPNTTKGQHFGSRIAFDTDGHVFFSAGERGERDINPQDITRDNGKVYRLNLDGSIPNDNPFVNKSNAKTAIWSYGHRNPQGMIFNSQTNEIWVNEHGPRGGDEINIIKKGANYGWPVITYGINYSGTDITEETKKEGMEQPLYYWVPSIAPSGMALVTSDNYPELKGSLLVGSLKFVYLEALYLDNNKVVKREKLLDGIGRVRNVIQAADGFIYAGVEGVGIVKLVKN; encoded by the coding sequence ATGAAAGTATTTACACTCTTCTCCTTTGTATTTCTCTGTACGTTTATAGCATGCGCTCAAAATCCGAAAGAGACTAAAGCCAATGATATAGAAATTAAGGTTTCTAATAGTTACAGTTACGAAGTACTGGTCCCCGATCTTATCAACCCCTGGGGAATGGCATTTCTTCCAGATGGAAGTTTATTGATTACTGAAAAAGAAGGAAAACTTATTCATTTTAAAAATGAGACGAAAACCGAAATTGAAGGTATTCCTGAAGTATACAATCGAGGTCAGGGTGGTTTATTAGATTTAAAATTAAGTCCAAATTATACTAATGATGGCTATATCTATATTACCTATGCTTCTACACAAGGTGAGGGAAAAGGTGGTAATACTGCCTTGATGCGCGCTAAGATCACCGGGAATACGCTTACTGCTCAAGAAGTTTTATATAAAGCATCTCCTAATACTACAAAGGGACAACATTTTGGCAGTAGAATAGCTTTTGATACAGATGGGCATGTATTTTTTAGTGCAGGAGAACGTGGCGAACGCGATATAAATCCGCAAGATATCACCCGTGATAACGGCAAGGTTTACCGTCTCAATTTAGATGGTAGTATTCCTAATGACAATCCGTTTGTAAATAAAAGCAATGCTAAAACTGCAATTTGGTCGTATGGTCACCGTAATCCACAGGGAATGATTTTTAATTCTCAAACTAATGAAATCTGGGTAAATGAGCACGGACCTCGTGGTGGCGACGAAATCAACATCATTAAAAAAGGAGCAAATTATGGATGGCCAGTTATAACTTATGGCATTAATTATAGCGGAACAGATATTACAGAGGAGACTAAAAAAGAAGGGATGGAACAACCCTTGTATTATTGGGTTCCCTCTATCGCTCCCAGCGGTATGGCTTTAGTAACGAGTGATAATTATCCTGAATTAAAAGGTAGCTTACTCGTAGGCTCACTAAAGTTTGTGTATCTGGAAGCTCTTTATCTCGACAATAATAAGGTTGTCAAACGCGAAAAGCTACTAGACGGTATTGGTAGAGTGCGCAATGTAATACAAGCAGCAGACGGCTTTATTTATGCTGGCGTTGAAGGAGTAGGAATAGTAAAACTTGTGAAAAATTGA
- a CDS encoding c-type cytochrome, whose translation MKTTVLITGAITLITLLNLKENKLKFSEKSQVNQTIIDTVLTNSIKRGAVLYEDFCMQCHMAQGEGIKGTFPPLAQADYLLKNRQASISAVKYGLNGKIIVNGTPYNSIMPGLGLYDDEVADVMNFVFNSWGNTGTRVTEEEVKKISK comes from the coding sequence TTGAAAACAACAGTACTCATAACAGGAGCGATTACATTAATAACTCTATTGAATTTAAAAGAAAATAAACTCAAATTTTCTGAAAAATCTCAAGTAAACCAAACCATCATTGATACTGTGCTTACAAATAGTATAAAACGAGGTGCTGTACTTTATGAAGATTTCTGTATGCAATGTCATATGGCACAGGGTGAAGGTATAAAAGGAACCTTCCCACCTTTAGCACAGGCAGATTATTTACTTAAAAACAGACAGGCAAGTATAAGTGCCGTTAAATATGGTTTGAACGGAAAAATAATAGTTAATGGAACTCCTTACAACAGCATCATGCCTGGTTTAGGGTTGTATGATGATGAGGTCGCAGACGTTATGAATTTTGTCTTTAATAGCTGGGGCAATACTGGAACCCGTGTTACCGAAGAAGAAGTAAAGAAAATTTCAAAATAA
- a CDS encoding site-specific integrase produces MRSKQTFSISFFVRKKKNQPEKALLYTRITINGRSREISLKREVPTDRWNTSGSRMMGSNIESQQINRKVDDVRSKLYQSYDDLKKENQIITIDALKNRFLGNDIKNITLIELLNYHQCKMEKVLKYGTLKNYSTTKKYLIEFLKVELRIDDIYLKQIDYKFILNFEGFLRVKPGLHNNGVMKHMERFKKLMRLALDLDWIDKNPAARFRLNFKSVDMIYLSKSDLKRIEETTFETEKLNLVKDIFLFACYTGLAYVDVKTLTKDHLKIGIDGKKWIFKRRVKTNTPIRIPLLKQADLILQKYSNHIKILDSDILLPVYSNQKINSYLKEIAAELNINKRLSFHAARHTFATTVTLSNGVPIETVSKLLGHHNITTTQIYARVIDSKVSSDIDSLREKLNQL; encoded by the coding sequence ATGCGCAGCAAGCAAACATTTTCAATTTCATTTTTTGTTCGAAAAAAGAAAAACCAACCAGAAAAAGCGTTACTCTATACAAGAATAACAATCAACGGAAGAAGTAGAGAAATAAGTTTAAAACGAGAAGTACCCACAGACAGATGGAATACTTCAGGATCCAGAATGATGGGTAGTAACATAGAAAGCCAGCAGATAAATCGCAAGGTTGATGATGTTCGTTCAAAACTATACCAATCCTACGATGATTTAAAAAAGGAAAACCAAATCATAACCATTGATGCACTTAAAAATCGTTTTTTAGGTAATGATATTAAAAACATCACTTTAATAGAATTGCTAAATTATCACCAGTGTAAAATGGAAAAGGTTCTAAAATATGGTACTTTAAAAAACTATAGCACCACAAAAAAATATTTAATAGAATTTCTGAAAGTGGAACTCCGAATCGATGATATTTACCTAAAACAAATCGATTATAAATTCATTCTAAATTTTGAAGGTTTTCTAAGAGTAAAACCAGGACTTCACAATAACGGAGTCATGAAGCACATGGAGCGTTTCAAAAAATTAATGCGTCTGGCACTAGACCTTGATTGGATTGATAAGAATCCAGCCGCTAGATTTAGATTAAATTTTAAATCTGTGGATATGATTTACTTGAGTAAATCAGACCTTAAACGTATTGAAGAAACGACTTTTGAAACAGAAAAATTAAATCTTGTAAAAGATATATTTCTCTTTGCGTGCTACACGGGCCTGGCTTATGTCGACGTTAAAACCTTAACCAAAGATCACCTTAAAATTGGTATAGATGGTAAGAAGTGGATCTTTAAAAGAAGAGTGAAAACAAACACCCCAATTAGAATCCCTCTTCTTAAACAGGCGGATTTGATACTTCAAAAGTATTCAAACCATATAAAAATTTTGGATTCTGATATACTATTACCTGTTTATTCCAATCAAAAAATAAACAGCTATTTAAAAGAAATTGCAGCAGAATTAAATATAAATAAGAGATTAAGCTTTCACGCAGCCAGACATACGTTTGCTACAACAGTAACTTTATCAAATGGTGTTCCCATTGAAACAGTTTCAAAACTTTTAGGACATCATAATATTACTACTACACAAATTTATGCTAGGGTTATTGATTCGAAAGTTTCTAGTGATATAGATTCTTTAAGAGAAAAATTAAATCAATTATAA
- a CDS encoding TIM-barrel domain-containing protein, whose translation MKKITLLYILALTAGLQTVFAQSASLAEPGVAVFYPKDFDSIHTLPSLAVIKDLPKRDSLPAAWRVKPKFIQMDGKSSVHFDLNPETDLYGTGEVIGDLRRNGSDVTLWNTDNYEYGKFEGKQLYQAHPWVLGVRADGSSFGILADNSWRQEIRLENGVDIVSEGPSFRVIVIEKETPQEIMVALGELTGTMAMPPLWALGYQQSRYSYFPDTNVQELADEFRDRKIPADVIWMDIDYMEGFRVFTFDPKGFPDPKGLNDYLHARDFKSVFMIDPGVKQDSLYSVYQEGKAGNHWVQDSLGNEYNGEVWPGQVAFPDYTRPETQKWWASLYTDFMNLGIDGVWNDMNEPAVFDGPGGSMPDNNIHRGGGDLPQDVHLRYHNVYGLLMVRSSREGIMEVNPEKRPFVLSRANYIGGQRYAATWTGDNSATWDNLKMSIPMSINLSLSGQPFNGPDIGGFTKSPSADLFGNWIALGAYYPFSRNHTSNETEGQEPWAFGKEIENVSRTAINRRYRLMPYLYTLFHEAATTGMPIMRPTFFADVQDVKLRQEQQSFLLGENLLIVPRWAKDLKMPEGDWQNIAFEESDDNYQAIVKLRDGAIVPVGPVIQSTEDYGTAKLTLLINPDEMGNASGSLYDDAGEGFGYQEGDYAILDFSASKNAKNTLEVSVKQTEGTRKTAHEYRIGLVKDGKVNYSDWSSKDTIKIDLK comes from the coding sequence ATGAAGAAAATCACATTACTATATATTTTAGCATTAACGGCAGGATTACAAACTGTTTTTGCTCAATCGGCAAGTCTAGCAGAACCAGGCGTTGCTGTGTTTTATCCAAAAGATTTTGACTCGATTCATACGCTTCCTTCTCTGGCAGTTATTAAAGATTTACCAAAGCGCGATTCGCTTCCTGCAGCCTGGAGGGTGAAGCCAAAATTCATTCAGATGGATGGAAAGAGCTCGGTTCATTTCGACTTAAATCCAGAAACAGATTTATATGGAACCGGAGAAGTTATAGGCGATTTACGCCGCAACGGCTCTGATGTTACGTTATGGAATACCGATAATTACGAGTACGGTAAATTTGAAGGAAAACAATTGTATCAGGCACACCCTTGGGTTTTGGGCGTACGTGCAGACGGAAGCTCTTTTGGTATTTTAGCAGATAACTCTTGGAGACAGGAAATTCGTTTAGAAAACGGAGTTGATATAGTCAGTGAAGGACCTTCTTTTAGGGTTATTGTTATCGAGAAGGAAACTCCGCAGGAGATTATGGTAGCACTTGGCGAACTTACCGGTACGATGGCAATGCCGCCACTATGGGCTTTGGGGTATCAGCAGTCGCGTTATTCTTATTTTCCGGACACGAATGTACAGGAACTTGCAGACGAGTTTAGAGATCGAAAAATACCGGCAGATGTGATCTGGATGGATATTGATTATATGGAAGGTTTCCGGGTATTCACCTTTGATCCTAAAGGCTTTCCGGATCCAAAAGGATTGAATGACTATTTACACGCCAGAGACTTCAAGTCGGTATTTATGATAGACCCGGGTGTAAAGCAAGATTCACTCTATTCGGTTTATCAAGAAGGAAAAGCCGGTAATCACTGGGTTCAAGATTCTTTAGGGAATGAATATAACGGCGAAGTGTGGCCGGGTCAGGTTGCTTTTCCTGATTATACTAGACCTGAAACTCAAAAATGGTGGGCTTCTTTATATACTGATTTTATGAATCTGGGAATCGACGGGGTATGGAATGATATGAACGAACCGGCAGTTTTTGACGGTCCGGGAGGTTCTATGCCAGATAACAATATTCACCGAGGTGGAGGTGATTTGCCGCAAGATGTGCATTTGCGCTATCACAATGTATACGGACTTTTAATGGTGCGTTCTAGCCGTGAGGGTATAATGGAAGTGAATCCTGAGAAGCGTCCTTTTGTACTCTCCAGAGCAAACTATATTGGCGGGCAACGCTATGCTGCCACCTGGACAGGTGACAATTCTGCAACTTGGGACAATTTAAAAATGTCTATCCCGATGTCAATAAACCTTAGTCTTTCAGGTCAGCCGTTTAACGGTCCTGATATTGGTGGATTTACCAAAAGTCCGAGTGCAGATTTATTCGGAAACTGGATTGCTTTGGGAGCGTATTACCCGTTTTCTAGAAATCACACCTCTAATGAAACCGAAGGTCAAGAGCCATGGGCTTTTGGCAAAGAGATCGAAAACGTGTCGAGAACAGCGATCAACCGCAGGTACCGTTTGATGCCCTATTTATATACTTTGTTTCACGAAGCAGCAACTACAGGAATGCCGATTATGCGACCTACCTTTTTTGCCGATGTTCAAGATGTAAAGCTTCGTCAAGAACAACAAAGTTTTCTGTTAGGTGAAAATCTATTGATCGTTCCACGTTGGGCAAAAGATTTAAAAATGCCTGAAGGAGACTGGCAAAATATAGCCTTTGAGGAAAGTGATGATAACTATCAGGCGATAGTAAAATTACGTGATGGAGCGATTGTTCCTGTAGGACCAGTGATTCAAAGCACTGAAGATTACGGTACTGCAAAACTGACATTATTGATAAACCCCGATGAAATGGGAAATGCTTCCGGAAGTCTGTATGACGATGCCGGTGAAGGTTTTGGCTATCAAGAAGGAGATTATGCAATCTTAGATTTTTCAGCTTCTAAAAATGCTAAAAACACCTTAGAAGTAAGCGTAAAACAAACTGAAGGTACTCGTAAAACTGCACACGAATACCGAATTGGTTTAGTAAAAGATGGTAAAGTCAATTATTCAGACTGGTCGTCAAAAGATACTATTAAAATAGATTTAAAATAA
- a CDS encoding glycoside hydrolase family 13 protein has product MRSTLRYFMLLAISCVFNYGTYAQLEKVEPPFWWAGMEKSEIQVMFYGTNIADFSVSVQEEILVTGVVKTENPNYIFVSIETQNVAAGTIHFQFKKKGKLQFTREYELKERAENSADRKGYTSSDVIYLLMPDRFANGDPNNDSVKGLEDKLDRSKSGGRHGGDITGIIDHLDYLEELGVTAIWSTPLLEDNDPAYSYHTYAQSDVYKIDPRYGSNVDYKNLASELHKRDMKLIMDYVTNHWGAQHWMIKDLPSYNWINQFPGYEQSNYRMETQFDPHKSDSDFKYCVDGWFVKTMPDLNQKNPLVLNYLIQNAIWWIEYADLDGLRVDTYSYNDKEGIATWTKAIMDEYSDFNIVGEVWLHNQAQIAYWQKDSKIGAIQNYNTYLPSVMDFTLHNAVEHMFAEGGGWGSGIMKAYDNFVNDFLYPNPDNLLVFLENHDTRRFNDIYDKNLSAYKLGLTLIATTRGIPQLYYGSEIGMRGDKSKGDGAIRQEFPGGWEADAQNAFSASGRTVQQKVFFDFTKKVLNWRKSSKAVHTGELTQYIPENNVYVYFRSLGADKVMVVLNNNEADQTLDLARFAADLKTTNGTDIITSQNITLNKTLTVAAKTPLIIQLN; this is encoded by the coding sequence ATGAGAAGTACATTAAGATATTTTATGCTGCTGGCAATTAGTTGTGTGTTTAATTACGGCACTTACGCGCAACTAGAAAAAGTAGAACCACCGTTTTGGTGGGCAGGAATGGAAAAGTCTGAAATACAGGTGATGTTCTACGGAACCAATATTGCAGATTTTAGTGTTTCGGTACAAGAAGAAATTCTGGTTACCGGAGTGGTAAAAACCGAAAATCCCAATTACATTTTTGTAAGTATCGAAACTCAAAATGTAGCAGCCGGAACTATTCATTTTCAATTTAAGAAAAAAGGAAAGTTGCAGTTTACAAGAGAATATGAGCTAAAGGAGCGAGCTGAAAATTCTGCAGATCGCAAAGGTTATACCAGCAGCGATGTGATCTATTTGCTGATGCCAGACCGTTTTGCTAACGGAGACCCTAATAATGATTCTGTAAAAGGTTTAGAAGATAAGTTAGACCGAAGCAAAAGCGGTGGAAGACACGGTGGTGATATCACGGGGATTATAGATCATCTGGATTATTTAGAGGAGTTGGGCGTTACGGCTATCTGGAGTACCCCACTTCTTGAAGATAATGATCCCGCGTATTCGTACCACACGTATGCGCAGAGCGATGTTTATAAAATTGATCCCCGCTACGGAAGCAATGTAGATTATAAAAATCTAGCTTCAGAATTGCATAAACGCGATATGAAGCTCATTATGGATTACGTGACCAATCACTGGGGAGCACAACACTGGATGATTAAAGATTTACCCAGTTACAATTGGATCAATCAGTTTCCAGGTTATGAGCAATCTAACTACCGCATGGAAACCCAATTTGACCCACATAAATCAGATAGCGATTTTAAATACTGCGTTGACGGCTGGTTTGTAAAAACCATGCCGGATCTCAACCAGAAAAACCCGTTAGTGTTGAATTATCTTATTCAAAATGCAATCTGGTGGATTGAATATGCAGACCTTGACGGCTTGCGTGTAGACACTTATAGTTATAATGATAAAGAAGGTATAGCTACGTGGACCAAAGCCATTATGGATGAATATTCTGACTTCAACATTGTAGGTGAGGTATGGTTGCACAACCAAGCACAGATCGCTTATTGGCAAAAAGACAGTAAGATCGGAGCGATTCAAAATTACAATACCTATTTGCCTTCTGTAATGGATTTTACCTTGCATAATGCTGTAGAACACATGTTTGCCGAAGGTGGTGGCTGGGGAAGTGGTATTATGAAAGCTTACGACAATTTTGTAAATGATTTTCTATACCCAAATCCAGATAATCTTTTAGTCTTTTTAGAGAATCATGATACGCGTAGATTCAATGATATTTACGATAAAAACCTGAGTGCTTATAAATTAGGTCTTACGCTTATTGCGACCACCCGAGGAATTCCGCAGTTGTATTATGGTTCAGAAATAGGGATGCGTGGAGATAAGTCTAAAGGCGACGGCGCAATTCGCCAGGAATTTCCCGGGGGCTGGGAAGCCGACGCGCAAAATGCTTTTAGCGCTTCAGGAAGAACAGTGCAACAAAAAGTTTTTTTTGATTTTACCAAGAAGGTTTTAAACTGGAGAAAATCATCAAAAGCTGTGCACACGGGAGAACTTACTCAGTATATTCCGGAGAATAATGTCTATGTCTATTTCAGAAGTTTAGGTGCAGATAAAGTGATGGTGGTTTTGAACAATAATGAAGCCGATCAAACATTAGATCTTGCTCGTTTTGCGGCAGATCTTAAAACCACAAACGGAACAGATATCATTACCTCTCAAAATATTACGCTAAACAAAACACTTACGGTAGCGGCAAAAACACCATTGATCATTCAATTAAACTAG
- a CDS encoding alpha-amylase, whose translation MKQNVLKNPLLYLLILLFNVGCLSDEGTDVTTDDDGGVTNPVEFTALNLMDYDNGSRVMMQAFYWDVEPRFEWWNTLSGKVADWSEAGINRIWLPPATKGQSGGYSMGYDVSDYFDFGNFEQHGTTPTRFGTREDLENLIATAHENNLEVIADIVLNHNSGGGLEYNPYRDKETYSLFDETHGNASGMFNRNYEDFYPNSVSNYDPGSLFYAETNLDHHRERVQNWLWKQDNSVAKYYKNVMGFDGWRFDYVLGFESFVIKDWLAEVGGFSVSELWDGDPDLIREHIEATGSNAFDFSAFYRMEQAFDRNDDLTYLTRDQVWQTHPDKAVTFTANHDTEKDGNIDNYIESSNKLKAYAFIMTHPGYPTVFYLDYENEAFKEQLNKLILIHNTLATGDLEVLYTDEDEYIAKRKGTGDNPGLIVYITSNSSTKRRTIATGWNDVQLMDYSENSTYSPITGEDGGAQLEAPANGYAVWSVMQ comes from the coding sequence ATGAAACAAAACGTATTAAAAAACCCGTTGCTTTATCTGTTAATCTTGCTCTTTAATGTAGGATGTCTATCAGATGAAGGCACCGATGTTACAACTGATGACGATGGTGGAGTTACAAACCCTGTAGAATTTACAGCTCTTAATTTGATGGACTACGATAACGGTAGTCGTGTAATGATGCAGGCTTTTTACTGGGATGTTGAGCCCCGTTTTGAATGGTGGAATACTTTATCAGGTAAAGTTGCCGACTGGAGTGAAGCCGGTATTAACCGTATCTGGTTGCCGCCCGCTACAAAAGGACAATCAGGTGGTTATTCTATGGGCTATGATGTTTCAGATTATTTTGATTTCGGGAATTTTGAGCAACACGGAACAACTCCAACCCGTTTTGGGACTCGCGAAGATCTGGAGAATTTGATCGCTACAGCTCACGAAAATAACCTTGAGGTTATTGCAGATATTGTACTCAATCACAATTCAGGTGGTGGTTTGGAATACAATCCGTATCGCGACAAAGAAACGTATAGCTTGTTTGATGAAACCCATGGCAATGCTTCGGGAATGTTCAATAGAAACTATGAAGATTTTTACCCCAATAGCGTGAGTAATTATGATCCGGGTAGTTTGTTTTATGCAGAAACCAATTTAGATCACCACAGAGAACGCGTTCAAAACTGGTTGTGGAAACAGGACAATTCCGTAGCTAAATATTATAAAAACGTAATGGGCTTTGACGGTTGGAGATTTGATTATGTATTAGGTTTTGAATCTTTTGTGATCAAAGATTGGCTGGCAGAAGTTGGTGGTTTTTCAGTAAGTGAATTGTGGGATGGAGATCCAGATCTTATCCGTGAGCACATAGAAGCTACCGGGAGTAATGCTTTTGATTTTTCAGCTTTTTACAGAATGGAGCAAGCCTTTGACCGTAATGATGATTTAACCTATTTGACCAGAGATCAGGTATGGCAAACGCACCCTGACAAAGCGGTGACCTTTACAGCAAATCACGATACAGAGAAAGATGGAAACATCGATAACTACATTGAGTCTTCAAACAAATTAAAGGCCTATGCTTTTATAATGACGCATCCCGGTTATCCTACGGTTTTTTATCTGGATTATGAGAACGAAGCTTTTAAGGAGCAATTGAATAAGCTTATTTTAATTCACAATACTTTAGCAACCGGAGATCTTGAAGTTTTGTACACAGATGAAGATGAGTATATCGCAAAGCGAAAAGGAACAGGAGACAATCCCGGTTTGATTGTATATATCACGTCTAACAGCAGTACAAAAAGACGTACAATCGCTACAGGATGGAATGATGTACAGTTGATGGACTATTCTGAAAACTCAACCTACTCACCAATCACTGGTGAAGATGGCGGCGCACAGTTAGAAGCCCCTGCAAATGGTTATGCGGTATGGTCTGTTATGCAATAA
- a CDS encoding SusE domain-containing protein codes for MKKITLVFIAFIALINFTACSDDDGFTFTAKPDPEGIAFTNSTLETYNLTASNSANIAERFVWNAANFNVQTPVNYEVQGSSVETFESFSVIGVGTQTNQAVTVANMLALAKEVGLDNDPTTAEPNTGSVYFRVRAYVGADAGNVVEQLSEVLTISVTLPEEAEENLDLPKLFVVGNFLSLGGYGSDWTPADAVPLAASAEGNTDYEGFVFINSATPEFKFLPTNEAFDGDYGDTGADNGTFSGTIEQEGEVNAGTPDGTGGYYLVNVDTNALTYDLTETSWGVIGNATPTGWDSDTDMVYDSKTKIWSVTLDLTEQEAPNNGIKFRANDAWEINFGDTDADGSLEFNTDQNIGVPADGNYTITLDLSNPRQYKYSISKN; via the coding sequence ATGAAAAAAATAACTTTAGTATTCATAGCATTTATCGCACTAATTAATTTTACTGCTTGTTCAGACGATGATGGTTTTACCTTTACAGCAAAGCCAGATCCTGAAGGTATTGCGTTTACAAATTCAACCTTAGAAACTTATAATTTAACAGCTTCAAATTCCGCTAATATTGCAGAACGCTTTGTGTGGAATGCCGCTAATTTTAATGTACAAACTCCAGTAAACTACGAAGTTCAAGGATCTTCTGTTGAGACTTTTGAGAGTTTTTCTGTAATAGGGGTAGGTACTCAAACCAATCAGGCTGTTACTGTGGCAAATATGTTGGCACTGGCTAAAGAGGTCGGTCTAGATAACGATCCTACTACGGCAGAGCCAAACACGGGTTCTGTTTACTTTAGAGTGCGTGCTTATGTAGGAGCAGATGCAGGTAATGTTGTAGAACAGCTTTCTGAAGTGCTTACAATTTCTGTAACCTTACCAGAAGAGGCTGAAGAGAATTTAGATCTACCTAAACTATTTGTTGTGGGTAATTTCTTATCACTTGGCGGTTACGGATCAGACTGGACACCGGCTGATGCAGTGCCACTTGCAGCTTCTGCTGAAGGAAATACAGATTATGAAGGTTTTGTATTTATCAATTCGGCTACGCCAGAATTTAAATTTTTACCTACAAACGAAGCTTTTGATGGGGATTATGGGGATACCGGAGCAGACAACGGTACGTTCTCGGGGACTATTGAGCAAGAAGGTGAAGTAAACGCGGGCACTCCAGATGGAACTGGGGGTTATTACTTAGTAAATGTAGATACTAATGCATTGACTTATGACCTTACTGAAACTAGCTGGGGTGTGATAGGTAATGCTACACCTACTGGTTGGGATAGCGATACCGATATGGTTTATGATTCAAAAACCAAAATATGGAGTGTAACTCTTGACCTTACAGAGCAAGAAGCTCCAAATAACGGTATCAAATTTAGAGCTAACGATGCTTGGGAGATCAATTTTGGTGATACTGATGCAGATGGTAGCTTAGAATTTAATACGGATCAAAATATCGGTGTCCCGGCAGATGGGAACTATACGATCACTTTAGATTTGAGCAACCCAAGACAATACAAGTATTCTATATCTAAAAACTAA